One stretch of Muribaculum intestinale DNA includes these proteins:
- a CDS encoding chromate transporter, with the protein MSIQDNKPEMEENSPAGGRIYGPLFWTFLKIGAFTFGGGWAMISIIEREIVDKHHWIRREEFLDLLAVSQSLPGILAVNISVSIGDSLRGLKGSVVAALGTILPSFLIILAIAIFLTPDIIKENEVVSAIFKGIRPCVVALIIAPVLTSARSAKIGWRTVWIPVAVALMIYFGANPIWFIILGGLGGWLWLRRVNRRLHDASGRNDNGAEEKGGER; encoded by the coding sequence ATGAGCATACAGGACAATAAACCGGAGATGGAGGAGAATTCTCCGGCCGGCGGACGGATATACGGGCCGCTTTTTTGGACGTTTCTGAAAATCGGTGCATTCACCTTTGGCGGCGGATGGGCCATGATATCCATAATCGAGCGTGAGATAGTCGACAAGCACCACTGGATACGCCGCGAGGAGTTTCTCGACCTGCTGGCTGTGTCGCAGTCGCTTCCGGGCATTCTTGCGGTAAACATTTCGGTAAGCATCGGCGACAGTCTGCGCGGGCTGAAAGGGAGTGTGGTGGCCGCTCTGGGCACTATCCTGCCGTCGTTTCTGATAATTCTGGCTATCGCCATATTCCTTACTCCCGACATCATAAAGGAGAATGAGGTGGTGAGCGCCATATTCAAGGGCATACGTCCGTGTGTGGTGGCGCTGATAATTGCTCCGGTGCTCACGTCGGCTCGCTCGGCCAAGATAGGCTGGCGCACGGTGTGGATACCTGTGGCCGTGGCGCTGATGATATATTTCGGAGCCAACCCGATATGGTTTATCATACTTGGCGGATTGGGCGGCTGGCTGTGGCTGCGACGTGTCAACCGCAGGCTTCACGATGCCTCCGGCCGTAACGACAACGGCGCTGAAGAGAAAGGAGGTGAGCGATGA
- a CDS encoding DUF4292 domain-containing protein gives MNRLSSYIYAATAMLLVAAVFTGCRSSKGTVSSDGYPSISGQPTVTAVSPLKSITDNYRDWTDVSVPVTLRLVSPKNMSVSARARMVRGRCIDLSFRMLGFEVARVWLTPDSVVAASRPKKVYLAESLSKLTSGLPINLDNLQDMLMGRPFIPGGSTVTLADSAAMRLDNSSGSLRLLPRRQHPMADYGYVLDLPSVVTALAVVAADHGVSFTASYSGPEPITTAGNVMDNVALDIDTPRGAYAAEVSWKWGSARWNDMIAVDPPATAGLRRVTSAQLMKIIKEL, from the coding sequence ATGAATCGATTATCTTCATACATTTATGCCGCTACGGCCATGTTGCTTGTAGCAGCTGTTTTTACAGGATGCCGTTCCTCTAAGGGAACAGTCTCGTCCGACGGTTATCCGTCAATTTCGGGTCAGCCGACTGTTACTGCGGTGTCGCCTCTGAAATCAATCACCGACAACTACCGCGACTGGACCGATGTCAGCGTGCCGGTCACCCTGCGTCTTGTGTCGCCTAAGAATATGTCGGTCAGTGCGCGTGCACGCATGGTGCGTGGACGCTGTATCGACCTTAGCTTCCGCATGCTCGGATTCGAGGTGGCACGCGTATGGCTTACACCCGACTCGGTGGTGGCGGCATCGCGTCCGAAGAAAGTATATCTTGCAGAGAGCCTGTCGAAACTGACCTCCGGTCTGCCGATCAACCTCGACAACCTGCAGGACATGCTGATGGGCCGTCCATTCATCCCCGGAGGCTCTACGGTCACTCTCGCCGACTCCGCTGCAATGCGCCTCGACAACTCTTCCGGCTCATTAAGACTCCTTCCGCGCCGACAGCATCCGATGGCTGATTACGGCTATGTGCTCGACCTCCCTTCAGTAGTCACGGCTTTGGCCGTAGTGGCCGCAGACCACGGCGTTTCATTCACCGCATCCTATTCCGGCCCCGAGCCGATTACCACTGCAGGAAATGTGATGGACAACGTGGCCCTCGATATCGACACCCCTCGTGGAGCATATGCCGCCGAAGTGTCATGGAAGTGGGGGAGCGCCCGATGGAACGACATGATTGCTGTCGACCCTCCCGCTACCGCCGGACTCCGGAGAGTCACCTCCGCGCAGCTTATGAAGATTATCAAGGAACTGTGA
- a CDS encoding murein hydrolase activator EnvC family protein, translating to MRRFAILLITAIIIALAASDAGGAKRRQRQQPRAIGAVKKEQSDTRRAIQQTAEQIEANRRSTVRSLNRLDSLSSDIDIRNRTIARISSQIDSIDRTIVVLNDSVAALERRLGTMRESYARMVRRIHDHQRGSTSVLAFIFSAETVTQGYRRMRYLKEVSAWRERRSRELAAQADTLRRRKEHLAVVKTQRATSLAELDSERRQLQTSQQETTQIVAQLKKESTSLRRVLKDKEAKARALEAELERLIAEEQRRQEEEQRRKEEEARRRQLAAEKKQQQAKAAGRPSESAASKTASDSKKSIPAPAAKQRTYATADDTRSLSGTFESNKGRLLFPVSGRYRIVRPFGRHQHPELPHVVTDNAGIDIETSPGATARAVFAGKVSAIFRQPGYNTIVMVRHGRYLTVYAGLTDITVRNGQELKQGQAIGKIFADPDDGDRALLHFELRREKEKLNPSLWVK from the coding sequence ATGCGACGTTTTGCCATTCTCCTTATCACTGCCATTATTATCGCACTCGCGGCTTCCGATGCCGGAGGTGCCAAGCGTCGTCAGCGCCAGCAGCCAAGGGCAATAGGTGCTGTAAAGAAAGAGCAGAGCGACACTCGCCGCGCCATTCAACAGACAGCCGAGCAGATTGAAGCCAACAGGCGCAGCACAGTGCGTTCGCTCAACCGACTCGACTCCCTCAGTTCCGATATCGACATACGCAACCGGACGATTGCGCGCATCTCATCGCAGATTGACAGTATCGACCGCACCATAGTAGTGCTCAACGACTCTGTAGCAGCGCTCGAAAGGCGTCTCGGCACGATGCGCGAGAGTTATGCCCGTATGGTTCGCAGGATTCACGACCATCAGCGTGGCTCGACCTCGGTGCTTGCATTCATATTCTCGGCCGAGACAGTCACTCAGGGCTACAGGCGCATGCGTTACCTCAAGGAAGTGTCGGCATGGCGTGAGAGGCGTAGCCGCGAACTTGCGGCACAGGCCGATACATTACGTCGCCGTAAGGAGCATCTTGCAGTAGTGAAGACACAGAGGGCAACGTCGCTTGCCGAGCTTGACAGCGAGCGCCGGCAGCTACAGACTTCGCAACAGGAGACGACACAGATTGTAGCGCAACTCAAGAAAGAAAGCACATCGCTGCGCCGTGTGCTCAAGGACAAGGAGGCCAAGGCGCGTGCCCTGGAAGCCGAGCTCGAAAGACTTATTGCCGAGGAGCAGAGGCGTCAGGAAGAAGAACAGCGCCGCAAGGAAGAGGAAGCGCGCCGCCGTCAGCTCGCCGCAGAGAAGAAACAGCAACAGGCTAAAGCTGCAGGACGCCCATCGGAGTCGGCTGCATCCAAAACAGCCTCCGACAGCAAGAAATCCATACCGGCCCCGGCTGCCAAACAGCGCACATACGCTACTGCCGACGATACACGCTCGCTCTCCGGAACGTTTGAGAGCAACAAGGGACGTCTGCTGTTCCCCGTGAGTGGCCGTTACCGCATAGTACGCCCCTTCGGACGGCATCAGCATCCCGAGTTGCCCCATGTTGTCACCGACAATGCCGGCATCGATATCGAGACCTCGCCGGGAGCCACCGCGCGAGCAGTATTCGCCGGTAAAGTGTCGGCGATATTCCGCCAGCCGGGCTACAATACTATCGTGATGGTGCGTCATGGCCGCTATCTGACGGTATATGCCGGACTGACCGACATCACAGTGCGCAACGGTCAGGAACTGAAACAGGGTCAGGCTATCGGCAAGATTTTCGCTGACCCCGACGATGGCGACCGCGCACTCCTTCATTTTGAGCTTCGCCGAGAGAAAGAGAAGCTCAACCCCTCGCTCTGGGTAAAATAA
- a CDS encoding IS4 family transposase: MSKSSNFFGQPIYGQLIKSLDREKIVEISRKHGGEKYVKSFDGYTHLLTMLYAVIQRFDSLREIETSMTAEVRKLRHVGIETVPRRSTLSDANARRSEKFFEEVYRDLYAANKDILSSDSRRNGTEEWIKQLRIIDSTTITLFSNAIFKGVGRHPKTGKKKGGIKVHSVIHANEGVPCDVQFTSAATNDSFMLAPSHYSHNDIVALDRAYINYTKFEELTDRGVVYVTKMKKNLSYEILVDCMYQNPQGHMEYREQVVVFRKDGINHIARIITYVDIKKGKKPKLISLLTNDFDMQLQTIVAIYRRRWQIESLFKKIKQNFPLRYFYGESANAIKIQIWVTLIANLLLSVLQSTLQRRWSFSGLATIVRIVLMYYLNLEKFLNQPDADLKIMLVEAAESPPKDTENC; the protein is encoded by the coding sequence ATGAGCAAAAGTAGCAATTTCTTCGGACAGCCGATATATGGTCAGCTGATAAAATCGCTCGACCGTGAAAAAATTGTTGAAATCAGCCGAAAACACGGCGGAGAGAAGTACGTAAAGAGCTTCGACGGCTATACGCATCTGCTCACGATGCTCTATGCCGTAATCCAACGCTTCGATTCATTGCGTGAGATAGAGACATCTATGACTGCCGAGGTCCGTAAACTCCGTCATGTCGGTATAGAAACTGTGCCCAGACGCAGCACCCTTTCTGACGCAAACGCCAGGAGGTCAGAGAAGTTCTTTGAAGAGGTCTATCGCGATCTGTATGCCGCCAATAAAGACATTCTTTCCTCGGACAGCCGACGCAACGGCACGGAAGAGTGGATAAAACAGCTTAGAATCATTGATTCCACAACCATCACGCTGTTCTCCAATGCTATTTTCAAGGGAGTCGGACGACATCCCAAGACCGGCAAGAAGAAAGGGGGTATCAAGGTGCACTCTGTAATACACGCCAACGAGGGCGTCCCCTGCGATGTGCAGTTCACTTCGGCAGCGACCAACGATTCATTCATGCTTGCTCCGAGTCATTACAGCCATAATGATATAGTGGCACTTGACCGCGCATATATCAACTATACCAAATTTGAGGAACTTACAGACAGAGGCGTGGTATATGTCACCAAAATGAAGAAAAACCTCAGCTACGAGATTCTTGTGGACTGCATGTATCAGAATCCGCAGGGGCATATGGAGTACCGTGAGCAAGTAGTGGTGTTCCGTAAAGACGGCATCAACCACATTGCCAGGATTATCACATACGTTGACATCAAGAAAGGCAAGAAACCTAAGCTTATATCGCTTCTGACCAACGACTTCGACATGCAATTGCAGACAATCGTGGCAATATACCGCCGCCGGTGGCAGATTGAGTCGCTTTTCAAGAAGATAAAGCAAAACTTCCCACTGAGATACTTCTACGGCGAAAGCGCCAATGCCATAAAGATCCAGATATGGGTAACACTCATAGCAAATCTGCTGCTCTCGGTCTTACAAAGCACCTTGCAAAGGCGTTGGAGCTTCTCGGGACTGGCTACAATCGTCAGAATTGTTCTGATGTATTACCTAAATCTCGAAAAGTTCCTCAATCAGCCTGATGCAGACCTGAAAATCATGCTTGTCGAAGCAGCAGAATCACCACCTAAAGATACTGAAAACTGCTGA
- a CDS encoding phosphatase PAP2 family protein, with protein sequence MIEFLSQIDTQVFLFFNSFHTPALDQFMMLLSHRMVWVPMYVMIFAMVVHRYGLPAGIIVALGVALTVTLADQTCATLIRPFVQRLRPANPDNPISDLVHIVWGYRGGSYGFPSCHAANTFAVATYLSYVFRHRRLAVVSLFAWAAFNCYSRVYLGVHYPGDILVGAVIGVFMGYIVHRITNLAVIWILRHPLKSNRDRVHISFGSGMPELHMSNESLICATGVLTTTVLLFISLFAYFV encoded by the coding sequence ATGATTGAATTTCTCTCCCAGATTGACACTCAGGTATTCCTGTTTTTCAACTCGTTTCATACCCCTGCGCTTGACCAGTTTATGATGCTCCTCTCCCACAGGATGGTGTGGGTGCCTATGTATGTAATGATATTTGCCATGGTTGTGCACCGCTACGGACTCCCTGCCGGTATTATAGTGGCTCTCGGTGTGGCGCTTACCGTCACTTTGGCCGACCAGACATGCGCCACTCTTATCCGTCCGTTCGTGCAGAGGCTACGCCCTGCCAATCCCGACAATCCCATTTCCGACCTCGTGCATATAGTATGGGGCTACCGGGGAGGAAGCTACGGATTCCCGTCGTGCCATGCGGCCAACACATTCGCCGTGGCCACCTACCTTTCATATGTGTTCCGCCATCGCCGTCTGGCCGTAGTGTCGCTCTTTGCATGGGCCGCATTCAATTGCTACAGCCGCGTGTATCTCGGGGTGCATTATCCGGGCGACATTCTTGTGGGCGCTGTTATCGGTGTGTTTATGGGCTATATTGTACACCGTATCACAAATCTGGCTGTAATATGGATTCTGCGCCACCCGCTCAAATCCAACCGCGACAGGGTGCATATCAGCTTCGGCTCGGGCATGCCCGAGTTGCATATGAGCAATGAGTCGCTCATATGTGCCACCGGAGTGCTTACCACCACCGTGCTCCTGTTCATCTCACTGTTTGCATATTTTGTTTAA
- a CDS encoding endonuclease, giving the protein MKKIYLLSLAAVAALPSTLMAEIPEGYYDNLKGLSGADLKNAIYNTIKNPKAPGYGPGANKTWWAFYETDQLPDGTYLNRYSDLKFEVGERGSRPKKDIKGTTNSKGNYIEMNIEHSFPKSWWGGTEGTIYNDLFNLYPSDNSTNSAKSNLVMDRVANVSTDDGYTKIGKGTNVSENVWEPIDKYKGDFSRGYMYMISAWQNYTWVKVGLQFLDNNQYPTFKQWAADLYSEWCRLDEPDEIEINRNDAVYKIQGNRNPYIDFPNLFEYLWGDSTACTFDPEKTVVAGGGTYRPAAPLDPANPNHYYRMEILYAADYTKGDNGVTETTVKAPGSSSKVWNRSTQYGWVANSFIGGTRYDSDATLYTEEIDLAATTNAYMQFEHAVNFLPGKCADYLTVSVICDGVDTPINDVVTWPAGNLWSFIKSGIIDLSAYAGKKVKIGFRYTSTTSTCGAWEIKSIELRGGSTSGIDNIFDTPVKFDPSLPAEYYTIDGRRVHPSTSGLLIVRQRGRTYKILR; this is encoded by the coding sequence ATGAAGAAAATCTACCTGCTTTCCCTGGCTGCTGTCGCGGCGCTTCCGTCGACATTGATGGCCGAAATACCCGAGGGCTACTACGACAACCTCAAAGGCCTGAGCGGAGCCGACCTTAAAAACGCGATATACAACACAATCAAGAATCCCAAAGCTCCCGGCTACGGCCCCGGGGCAAACAAGACCTGGTGGGCATTCTACGAGACCGACCAGTTGCCCGACGGCACATATCTCAACCGCTACAGCGACCTTAAATTCGAGGTGGGCGAACGCGGCTCGCGTCCTAAAAAGGACATAAAGGGCACCACCAATTCCAAGGGCAACTATATAGAGATGAACATCGAGCACTCTTTCCCCAAATCGTGGTGGGGAGGCACCGAAGGCACCATATACAACGACCTGTTTAACCTCTACCCCTCTGACAACAGCACCAACAGCGCCAAATCAAATCTTGTGATGGACCGCGTTGCCAACGTGTCGACCGACGACGGATATACCAAAATCGGCAAAGGCACCAATGTCAGCGAAAACGTGTGGGAGCCGATCGATAAATATAAGGGCGACTTCTCGCGCGGATACATGTATATGATTTCCGCATGGCAAAACTATACATGGGTAAAAGTCGGCCTTCAGTTCCTCGACAACAACCAGTACCCCACATTCAAGCAGTGGGCCGCCGACCTCTACTCCGAATGGTGCCGCCTCGACGAGCCCGACGAGATAGAAATCAACCGCAACGATGCCGTCTATAAAATCCAGGGCAACCGCAACCCCTACATCGACTTCCCCAACCTCTTCGAGTACCTCTGGGGCGACAGCACAGCCTGTACGTTCGACCCCGAGAAGACAGTCGTGGCCGGTGGAGGCACATACCGTCCTGCAGCACCCCTCGATCCCGCCAACCCCAACCACTACTACCGTATGGAGATACTCTACGCGGCCGACTATACCAAGGGCGACAATGGTGTGACCGAGACCACCGTCAAGGCTCCGGGCTCTTCGTCCAAGGTATGGAACCGCAGCACCCAGTACGGATGGGTGGCCAACTCATTCATCGGCGGCACACGCTATGATAGCGACGCCACACTCTATACCGAAGAGATTGACCTCGCCGCCACCACCAACGCCTACATGCAGTTTGAGCATGCTGTCAACTTCCTCCCGGGCAAGTGTGCCGACTATCTCACCGTATCCGTGATATGCGACGGCGTCGACACTCCCATAAACGACGTGGTGACATGGCCCGCGGGCAACTTATGGTCATTCATCAAATCCGGCATAATCGACCTCTCGGCCTACGCCGGAAAGAAGGTGAAAATCGGATTCCGCTACACCAGCACCACCTCTACCTGTGGAGCATGGGAAATCAAAAGCATAGAACTGCGCGGCGGCTCCACATCGGGCATCGACAATATCTTCGACACGCCCGTGAAATTTGACCCGTCGCTCCCCGCCGAGTACTACACCATAGACGGACGCCGCGTCCATCCCTCGACCTCCGGCCTCCTCATCGTGCGCCAGCGCGGCCGTACATACAAAATCCTACGTTAA
- a CDS encoding LTA synthase family protein, with protein sequence MIAKCAFVLVNASVYKGIGFDGFAAVVWHGLPMDFSMAGYLTLLPGLLLAASGAVASLRWVRTFSIILKCVLVVEALVIALAVSADAMLYPYWGFKLDTTPLFYFMSSPEAAMASGGTGGGLAMTSILFALFTALLLMWTKFVPLVPVKGAPMERVRVAAVMLLCTGALFLPIRGGLTVSTMNLSRAYFSSDTRMNHAAVNPLFSFMYSASHQSGFDSQFDYFTLDRAADILSGSERACIGDTIAAPVLSTTRPDIYLVILESFSAHLMPSLGGSPVAMRLDSIAEDGMLFTRCYASSFRTDRALPAILSGYPGQPTTSIMKFVGKTDRLPSLPRSLDAEGYALSYYYGGDINFTSMNAYLMSAGFDRIICDRDFPVAERMSKWGAPDHLVFDRALSDVPASSDTVPVFTVIQTSSSHEPFDVPWQSEFSDPRLNAFAYADKALGQWYDAMSRTPRWDRSLVVIIPDHYAVWPDTLVSQESRHHVPLVIAGGALRLGPARVDAVVAQTDIAATVLGMLGLSAAEFPFSHNVFDPSAPHMAFFSDAEHASVATPASVATLNVSSGLPEEGDSLGLETVKAYLQILYNDLQQR encoded by the coding sequence GTGATTGCCAAGTGTGCTTTTGTGCTTGTCAACGCCTCCGTCTACAAGGGTATCGGCTTTGACGGTTTTGCTGCCGTAGTGTGGCACGGACTGCCCATGGATTTCTCCATGGCCGGATATCTTACCCTGCTTCCCGGACTGTTGCTCGCCGCGAGCGGCGCAGTAGCGTCTCTCCGGTGGGTGAGAACATTCTCCATCATCCTTAAATGTGTGCTTGTCGTCGAGGCCCTGGTTATCGCGCTTGCCGTGTCGGCCGACGCGATGCTCTACCCCTACTGGGGCTTCAAACTCGACACCACTCCGCTGTTCTACTTCATGTCGTCGCCCGAGGCGGCCATGGCGAGCGGAGGCACCGGCGGCGGTCTGGCCATGACGTCGATATTGTTTGCACTGTTTACGGCACTGCTGTTGATGTGGACAAAGTTTGTTCCCCTTGTCCCGGTTAAGGGGGCGCCGATGGAGCGTGTACGCGTGGCGGCAGTGATGCTCCTCTGCACCGGTGCTCTGTTCCTCCCCATACGCGGCGGTCTGACGGTCAGCACCATGAATCTAAGCCGCGCCTATTTCAGCAGTGACACACGCATGAACCATGCCGCTGTCAATCCTCTCTTCTCGTTTATGTATTCTGCTTCACATCAGAGTGGATTCGACTCGCAGTTCGACTATTTTACCCTCGACCGAGCTGCTGACATCCTCTCCGGCAGCGAGCGCGCATGCATTGGCGACACCATTGCCGCTCCCGTGCTGTCGACAACTCGGCCCGACATATACCTTGTTATTCTCGAGAGCTTTTCCGCCCATCTTATGCCCTCGCTTGGGGGTTCGCCGGTGGCGATGAGGCTTGATTCGATTGCCGAGGATGGTATGCTATTCACCCGTTGCTATGCGTCGAGCTTCCGCACCGACCGCGCTCTCCCTGCCATACTCAGCGGATATCCCGGACAGCCCACCACATCGATTATGAAGTTTGTCGGGAAGACCGACCGTCTTCCGTCGCTCCCGCGCTCCCTGGATGCCGAGGGCTATGCGCTTTCATACTACTATGGGGGCGATATCAACTTCACCAGCATGAACGCCTATCTCATGTCGGCCGGATTCGACCGCATAATATGCGACCGCGACTTCCCTGTGGCGGAGCGCATGAGCAAGTGGGGCGCTCCCGACCATCTGGTGTTTGACCGTGCGTTGTCCGATGTGCCTGCTTCGTCCGATACCGTTCCGGTGTTTACGGTCATACAGACATCAAGTTCTCACGAGCCGTTTGACGTGCCATGGCAATCGGAGTTTTCCGATCCGCGACTCAATGCGTTTGCCTACGCTGACAAGGCGCTTGGCCAATGGTACGACGCTATGTCGCGCACCCCGCGGTGGGACCGCTCGCTCGTGGTCATCATCCCCGATCACTACGCCGTGTGGCCCGACACGCTTGTGTCGCAGGAGAGCCGCCACCATGTGCCGCTGGTCATTGCCGGAGGCGCGTTGCGTTTGGGGCCTGCACGCGTCGATGCCGTTGTCGCCCAGACCGACATTGCCGCAACCGTGCTCGGCATGCTCGGGCTATCGGCCGCCGAGTTCCCGTTTAGTCACAACGTATTTGACCCTTCGGCTCCGCATATGGCGTTCTTCAGCGATGCCGAGCACGCCTCAGTGGCAACTCCTGCCTCAGTTGCAACCCTCAATGTCTCCTCCGGTCTCCCCGAAGAGGGCGACAGTCTGGGGCTGGAGACAGTAAAAGCCTATTTGCAAATTCTTTATAACGACTTACAACAGAGATGA
- a CDS encoding oligosaccharide flippase family protein, protein MASGTTDSQENSYRSIMRGMSAFGSVQVLQIVINVVRGKFVALLLGPEGMGISQLLVSSTNTLKQVASCGLPLSIVREVAAARGADDSTEPTTLDVATVVSVARRVVRYTALGAMLLCIVCSGLLSRITFDNNMYTWSFAALSVMMLFSVLSDGEMSLLQGLHEVKRLSKASLVGALVGLVAGVPLYWVFGYGGIVPAMIILAVATWAFYRYNMRRALPAGTTTVSVPHSLQWAIARRMLSLGVVLMAGTVLTTLVGYLVNMWVRALGSVGDVGLFQAANTIAGQYVAVVFTAMSLDYFPRLSAAISDNARMTVIVNRQFDLVGLVIAPLAIALMLTAPLLIRVLTSEEFMAVVPLVRWMALGLFLRAMAYPLGYISFAKGDKKLYFCLEGVFGCSVMLVANCLCYWAWGLVGLGVAMVIVHALDVAAYYIVNHRVYGYRIDRSTLRLMLLLSLPVLLTFLATLLPDIRLGYTLMTLLLLLTLFVSFRGIRSRLRN, encoded by the coding sequence ATGGCATCAGGCACGACAGACAGTCAGGAAAACAGTTATCGCAGTATCATGCGAGGCATGTCGGCATTTGGCAGTGTCCAGGTGCTGCAGATTGTCATAAACGTAGTGCGCGGCAAGTTTGTGGCTCTGCTTCTCGGCCCGGAGGGCATGGGTATCTCTCAGTTGCTTGTATCATCGACCAATACACTTAAGCAGGTGGCATCATGTGGCCTCCCCTTGTCGATTGTGCGCGAAGTGGCCGCGGCCCGTGGCGCTGATGACTCCACCGAACCTACCACTCTCGACGTGGCTACGGTAGTGAGTGTGGCGCGACGTGTTGTGCGCTATACAGCTCTTGGTGCCATGTTGCTCTGCATCGTCTGTTCGGGATTGCTGAGCCGCATCACCTTTGACAACAACATGTACACATGGAGTTTTGCGGCACTGTCGGTGATGATGCTCTTTTCTGTGCTTTCCGACGGAGAGATGTCGCTTCTTCAGGGCCTTCACGAGGTGAAAAGGCTTTCCAAGGCCTCGCTTGTCGGCGCTCTTGTAGGGCTTGTGGCAGGTGTACCGCTCTACTGGGTCTTCGGCTATGGCGGAATAGTCCCCGCCATGATTATCCTGGCTGTGGCCACATGGGCGTTCTACCGCTACAACATGCGACGTGCATTACCCGCAGGGACGACGACAGTCAGTGTGCCGCACTCGCTGCAGTGGGCTATTGCCCGGCGTATGCTCTCGCTTGGAGTGGTTCTGATGGCCGGAACTGTGCTCACCACCCTCGTCGGCTATCTTGTCAACATGTGGGTGCGCGCGCTGGGCAGTGTCGGAGATGTCGGCCTGTTTCAGGCGGCAAACACTATCGCCGGGCAATACGTGGCCGTGGTGTTCACAGCCATGTCGCTCGACTACTTTCCCCGCCTGTCGGCCGCGATATCCGACAATGCCCGCATGACCGTCATCGTCAACCGACAGTTTGACCTTGTGGGACTGGTGATAGCACCGCTTGCAATAGCGTTAATGCTCACTGCACCCCTGCTCATACGCGTGCTTACTTCCGAGGAGTTTATGGCCGTGGTGCCGCTTGTGCGGTGGATGGCTCTCGGCCTGTTTCTCAGGGCTATGGCCTATCCGTTGGGCTATATATCCTTTGCCAAGGGCGACAAAAAGCTATATTTCTGTCTTGAAGGGGTGTTCGGATGCAGTGTGATGCTCGTGGCCAACTGTCTATGCTACTGGGCATGGGGCCTTGTCGGACTCGGTGTCGCCATGGTTATAGTCCATGCTCTTGATGTCGCTGCATATTACATCGTCAACCACCGCGTCTACGGTTATCGCATCGACCGGTCCACATTGCGGCTGATGCTCCTGCTTTCGCTCCCGGTGCTTCTCACATTCCTGGCGACGTTACTTCCCGACATTCGGCTCGGCTACACGCTGATGACACTGCTCCTGCTTCTTACCCTCTTCGTCTCCTTTCGGGGAATACGCTCGCGCCTCCGCAACTGA